In the genome of Spirochaetia bacterium, one region contains:
- a CDS encoding elongation factor P--(R)-beta-lysine ligase, translating to MKTVSRARSNLYTSIRNFFNDKDYLEVDTPTLSGDLIPEPTIENFATQFSSLFEGSRELYLIPSPEIFMKKLIAQGSGSIYQFSHCFRNSEQLGREHNIEFSMLEYYSVGMDEQDSISLTEELLAKTHLPQAPEYTLPPFRHLTMEEAMKTYAGVDLDHCQRQSDLVKEIKRLGLEGNPEGESWEESFNRIFLSLVEPNLPKDKPLVLDRYPMQIDCLAADCTDGPYKKRWEMYIAGNEVANCYDEMRNVEKIRAYYRKESAVLAQHRLASGSVLPDTDPSFADIFATFPQCSGVAIGMDRLLMCQLEIEDIRGVILFPFSAMI from the coding sequence ATGAAAACTGTGTCCAGAGCCCGCAGCAACCTGTACACTTCAATAAGGAATTTCTTCAATGACAAGGATTACCTGGAAGTCGACACCCCGACCTTGTCCGGTGATCTTATACCAGAACCAACGATTGAAAATTTTGCCACGCAGTTCTCCTCTCTCTTCGAGGGAAGCAGAGAACTTTACCTTATTCCCTCTCCAGAAATATTCATGAAAAAACTGATTGCACAGGGTTCAGGTTCCATATATCAGTTCTCCCATTGCTTCAGGAACAGTGAACAACTCGGCAGGGAACATAACATCGAATTTTCGATGCTTGAATACTACAGTGTCGGAATGGATGAACAGGATTCCATTTCCCTGACAGAGGAACTGCTTGCAAAGACTCATCTTCCCCAGGCACCGGAATATACACTGCCTCCTTTTCGGCATCTCACCATGGAAGAAGCCATGAAGACATATGCCGGTGTCGACTTGGATCATTGCCAGAGACAGTCTGATCTGGTCAAGGAAATCAAACGGTTGGGCTTGGAAGGAAATCCTGAGGGTGAAAGCTGGGAAGAAAGTTTCAATAGGATTTTTCTTTCACTGGTAGAACCGAATCTCCCGAAGGACAAGCCGCTTGTGCTTGACCGTTATCCCATGCAGATTGATTGTCTGGCAGCCGACTGTACCGATGGCCCTTATAAGAAACGATGGGAAATGTACATTGCAGGAAATGAAGTTGCCAATTGCTATGATGAAATGCGGAATGTTGAGAAAATCAGAGCCTACTATCGAAAGGAATCTGCAGTGCTGGCACAGCATCGGCTTGCAAGCGGCAGTGTCCTTCCAGATACAGATCCTTCCTTTGCGGATATCTTTGCTACATTTCCACAATGCAGCGGCGTTGCCATCGGCATGGATCGACTGCTGATGTGCCAGTTGGAAATAGAAGACATCAGGGGGGTGATTCTTTTTCCTTTTTCTGCTATGATATAG
- the efp gene encoding elongation factor P — protein MIKAGQIDKGTALLIKGQAFVCIDREFVNPGKGSAFVRLKLKSPATGQILSETMKSQDNAEEITVEDRDVQYLYNDSENFHLMLTDTYDQIEVPMGNFPDYQYLMKEGETYRCTFWEDQLLDLQIPSKVVYKVVDAEEAIKGDTVQGATKYVTTECGLKVRVPIFIKKGEKIRINTETKEYLERVND, from the coding sequence ATGATTAAAGCAGGTCAGATTGACAAGGGTACAGCTCTTCTGATCAAGGGCCAGGCTTTCGTCTGCATTGACCGCGAATTCGTCAATCCAGGCAAAGGCTCGGCATTCGTCCGTCTCAAGCTGAAGAGCCCTGCTACCGGACAGATTCTTTCAGAAACCATGAAATCCCAAGACAATGCAGAAGAAATTACGGTAGAAGACCGCGACGTACAGTATCTGTACAATGACAGCGAAAACTTCCACTTGATGCTTACAGATACATATGATCAGATTGAAGTGCCGATGGGCAATTTCCCTGATTACCAGTACCTGATGAAGGAAGGAGAGACTTACCGCTGTACTTTCTGGGAAGATCAGCTGCTTGACCTCCAGATTCCAAGCAAGGTTGTCTACAAGGTCGTTGATGCTGAAGAAGCCATCAAAGGTGATACAGTCCAAGGTGCTACAAAGTATGTAACAACTGAATGTGGCCTCAAGGTAAGAGTACCGATTTTCATCAAGAAAGGTGAAAAAATCAGAATCAATACAGAAACCAAGGAATATCTTGAAAGGGTCAATGACTAA
- a CDS encoding alpha-amylase family glycosyl hydrolase — translation MGRWYKEALFYQFYPLAFARGPYSLAELEKWADHLVSLGIDAVYLGPVFQSESHGYDTDDYLKVDRRLGDNQTLRNLVHVYHCHGIKVILDAVFNHTGRGFHAFRDLQEKGRGSLYAAWYKGVDFSKDNHFGDGFCYQGWEGCDDLALLDLTNPQVSDYLIQVAKFWKTEFHIDGLRLDCAYSLPKSFLSRLNRELKESDPDFFLLGEVIHGNYADYVGKGMLDSVTDYELHQGLFHSHVSSNYFELAHTLTRQFIEEGSVGYRLYNFTDNHDVDRLASKVTDSRDLYLIYALLYYLPGLPSLYYGDEWGAEGKKVGGDDASLRPWFDIMHLPIKDRQLLNHIRTFAFLRRKDKHFFACADLSVEVLENQFLVLRRTLGEKSLFLMLNIDEKDRNITLPQGGKVLYGCSAMGSEGGLDLKSHGFSLIDVSRKPV, via the coding sequence ATGGGACGATGGTATAAGGAAGCATTATTCTATCAGTTTTATCCGTTGGCATTTGCGAGAGGACCTTATAGCCTTGCAGAATTGGAAAAATGGGCAGACCATCTGGTCAGCCTAGGCATAGATGCCGTCTATCTTGGCCCGGTATTTCAAAGTGAAAGTCATGGGTACGATACGGATGACTACTTGAAGGTAGACAGAAGGCTGGGAGATAACCAGACGCTCAGGAATCTTGTCCATGTCTATCACTGCCATGGTATCAAGGTCATATTGGATGCAGTATTCAACCATACAGGGCGAGGATTCCATGCTTTCAGGGATCTGCAGGAGAAAGGCCGTGGCTCCTTATATGCAGCATGGTACAAAGGCGTGGACTTTTCAAAGGACAATCACTTCGGTGATGGTTTCTGCTACCAAGGATGGGAAGGTTGTGATGATTTGGCATTGTTGGATCTGACAAACCCGCAGGTGTCCGATTATCTTATCCAAGTTGCCAAGTTCTGGAAGACTGAGTTCCATATAGACGGACTCAGGCTTGATTGTGCCTATAGCTTGCCAAAGTCATTTCTTTCCCGTCTCAATAGGGAACTGAAAGAGAGCGACCCTGATTTTTTTCTGCTGGGAGAAGTCATCCATGGCAACTATGCAGACTATGTAGGTAAGGGTATGTTGGATAGCGTAACGGACTATGAACTTCATCAAGGCCTGTTCCACAGCCACGTCAGCAGCAACTACTTTGAATTGGCCCATACGCTTACGCGTCAATTCATTGAAGAGGGGAGTGTAGGCTACAGGCTGTACAATTTTACTGATAACCATGATGTGGACCGCCTTGCTTCCAAAGTGACGGATTCCCGTGACTTGTATCTGATTTATGCACTGCTGTACTATTTGCCTGGGCTTCCTTCCTTATACTATGGGGATGAATGGGGAGCTGAAGGGAAGAAAGTCGGCGGCGATGATGCTTCTCTTCGGCCTTGGTTCGATATCATGCACCTGCCGATCAAAGACCGGCAGCTTCTGAACCACATACGTACATTTGCTTTCCTACGGCGGAAAGACAAGCATTTCTTTGCTTGTGCAGACCTTTCCGTTGAAGTGTTGGAAAACCAGTTCCTTGTTCTTCGCCGCACTTTGGGCGAGAAAAGTCTTTTCCTTATGCTTAACATTGATGAAAAGGACAGGAATATTACTCTTCCGCAAGGAGGAAAGGTACTGTATGGCTGTTCTGCAATGGGAAGTGAAGGTGGATTGGATCTGAAATCCCATGGGTTCTCGCTGATTGATGTCAGCAGAAAGCCTGTTTAG
- a CDS encoding TetR/AcrR family transcriptional regulator — protein MDNREQLKQVALELFYEREYDGVGIQQIVDIAKLTKPTLYYYFGSKQGLYASLFRDVLEEDFRLLKDAGNYSGNFSNSLQNLVFAFARCFEANPKLYSILFRFYLAGSSGEAYAVARPYLDRLFGIFLGLFQAARAQLGNMHGREEQFAHTCLAVVVDYLFRNKDSISEGNLYELLRQYQFGIYS, from the coding sequence ATGGATAACAGGGAACAACTGAAACAGGTTGCTTTGGAACTATTCTATGAACGGGAATATGACGGAGTCGGCATACAGCAGATAGTCGATATTGCAAAACTGACGAAACCGACACTCTATTACTATTTTGGCAGCAAGCAAGGCCTGTATGCCAGCCTGTTCAGGGATGTACTTGAAGAAGATTTCCGTCTGTTGAAGGATGCTGGAAACTATTCAGGAAATTTTTCCAATTCATTGCAGAACCTTGTGTTTGCATTTGCACGTTGTTTTGAGGCCAATCCGAAATTGTATTCAATCTTGTTCCGTTTTTATCTTGCAGGAAGCAGTGGTGAAGCCTATGCAGTTGCCAGACCATATCTTGACAGGCTCTTTGGGATATTCCTTGGCCTATTCCAAGCCGCACGTGCACAACTTGGCAATATGCATGGCAGGGAAGAGCAGTTTGCCCATACTTGCCTTGCTGTCGTCGTAGATTATCTGTTCCGTAACAAAGATTCCATCAGTGAAGGAAACTTGTATGAGTTGCTGAGGCAGTACCAGTTTGGTATCTATTCTTAA
- a CDS encoding MFS transporter: MDTTATKQKGSLKGYYLITFLIGLGFFTMGLMDPLYDNYIPIFLKQYISSTGIIGIIMTLDNVLAIFLIPIFSALSDRTRTRIGRRMPYIVILLPLSAIVFGLIPFAALRSLWLLIITIFFLNIFKQAVRGPVVALMPDMIPGNLRSEANGVINTMGGLATILGTVLLARLMDVKLNISGTLHDNILAYPVASLFVLVATLLLFLFVKEKNGSYTEEEKKEEKVPIRQSLKVIFAEEDKSAMRILFSLLFWFIAYQGVLPFIGLYSEEVLKTSHGTAALAAGMVGIAYAIFAIPSGSFAHKHGRKKTIRGSLLALVVILIAIFLHNGLTSGISRSMRQYTFWALLFLFGIFWVAVVTNSFPMLWQMADYKTMGIYTGLYYFFSQLASIIAPPITGFFMDIFGYGSLFLFAAVNMFIAFMLMRKVDRGEPEDDSLPDA; the protein is encoded by the coding sequence GGATATTATCTGATTACCTTTCTCATCGGATTAGGTTTCTTTACCATGGGACTGATGGATCCTCTGTATGACAACTACATACCTATTTTCCTGAAACAGTATATTAGCTCTACTGGAATCATCGGGATAATCATGACATTGGACAATGTACTTGCTATTTTTCTCATTCCTATCTTCAGTGCGCTAAGTGACCGGACCCGTACCAGGATAGGTAGACGTATGCCCTACATAGTCATTCTCCTACCTCTTTCAGCCATTGTATTCGGCTTGATTCCTTTTGCGGCACTCAGGTCACTCTGGCTGTTGATCATCACTATCTTTTTCCTGAATATCTTCAAACAGGCTGTCCGAGGGCCCGTTGTAGCCTTGATGCCCGATATGATTCCTGGAAATCTCAGGAGTGAAGCCAACGGTGTCATCAATACGATGGGTGGCCTTGCTACTATCCTGGGAACGGTATTGCTTGCAAGGCTTATGGATGTAAAACTCAACATAAGTGGCACACTTCATGACAATATCCTTGCTTACCCTGTTGCAAGCCTCTTTGTCCTTGTTGCCACATTGCTTCTTTTCCTCTTTGTAAAAGAAAAGAACGGAAGCTATACCGAGGAAGAAAAAAAAGAAGAAAAGGTTCCTATCAGACAATCGTTGAAAGTTATCTTTGCCGAAGAAGACAAAAGTGCCATGCGTATCCTGTTTTCCCTGCTGTTCTGGTTCATTGCCTATCAGGGAGTACTTCCTTTTATCGGACTGTACAGTGAAGAAGTGCTGAAGACTTCACATGGCACTGCAGCGTTGGCAGCAGGTATGGTCGGCATTGCCTATGCCATTTTTGCCATTCCTTCCGGTTCCTTTGCCCATAAGCATGGCAGGAAAAAAACCATCAGAGGTTCTTTGCTTGCCCTGGTGGTTATTCTTATTGCCATTTTCCTGCACAATGGATTGACAAGCGGCATAAGCAGAAGCATGCGGCAGTATACATTCTGGGCTTTGCTTTTCCTGTTTGGCATCTTTTGGGTTGCCGTCGTCACGAATAGTTTTCCTATGCTTTGGCAGATGGCAGATTATAAGACCATGGGTATCTATACCGGCCTTTATTATTTCTTTTCACAGTTGGCATCCATAATCGCACCGCCTATTACCGGTTTCTTCATGGATATTTTCGGCTATGGCAGCCTGTTTCTCTTTGCTGCCGTCAATATGTTCATTGCTTTCATGCTGATGCGCAAAGTTGACCGAGGGGAACCGGAGGACGATAGCCTTCCTGATGCTTGA